A stretch of the Bacteroidales bacterium genome encodes the following:
- a CDS encoding T9SS type A sorting domain-containing protein produces MKKFTLLLVAMLAVAGISRAQMVEDFEHINLNMMLGGADDNSTMTIVPNPDPSGINVSSHVVKFDRSQHGVPWGGFWSSLPEPLDLTVNKYVHVRVWKPRISPLRFKIEGGPGANTEVASMNPQTLTEEWEDIVFDFSGVTGEWNVVVFMPDFEDPLTLEDDIVIYFDYIMVNNDPTPGSAAAYVVEDFDHIQLNLMLGGADDNSSMTVVGNPDPTGINESGHVVKYERSQHGVPWGGFWSALPAPLDLTDNKFVYVKVWKPRISPLRFKVEGGPSANLEIGSMYPQTLTGEWEEIVFDFSEKTGSWNVIAFMPDFEDPLTLTDDIVIYFDDIRVGGDPLFTYEPDKANQLQVYPNPASDFITIRNSEKIQTVEIYDLAGRLMYSANTQTLESQVDVSDLNQGIYILRVTANNTPLNTKINIMRF; encoded by the coding sequence ATGAAAAAATTTACTCTTCTTTTAGTTGCGATGCTGGCAGTGGCCGGCATATCACGTGCTCAAATGGTCGAAGACTTTGAGCATATTAATTTAAATATGATGCTTGGTGGAGCTGATGACAATAGTACCATGACGATTGTTCCAAATCCGGATCCAAGTGGTATAAACGTCAGTTCACATGTCGTGAAATTTGATCGTAGCCAGCATGGTGTGCCCTGGGGTGGATTCTGGTCATCCTTGCCCGAACCACTTGACCTGACTGTTAATAAGTATGTGCATGTGCGTGTATGGAAGCCACGGATCAGCCCACTGAGGTTTAAAATTGAAGGAGGCCCCGGCGCAAATACTGAAGTTGCCAGTATGAACCCCCAAACTCTCACTGAAGAATGGGAAGATATCGTTTTTGATTTTTCAGGCGTTACCGGCGAATGGAATGTAGTAGTCTTTATGCCCGATTTCGAAGATCCTCTGACATTAGAGGATGACATTGTGATCTATTTTGACTACATCATGGTAAATAACGACCCAACTCCCGGCAGCGCTGCTGCATATGTTGTTGAAGATTTTGATCACATCCAATTGAACCTTATGCTTGGTGGAGCCGATGACAACAGCAGTATGACGGTTGTTGGTAATCCAGATCCAACTGGTATTAACGAAAGCGGACACGTTGTGAAATATGAACGCAGTCAGCACGGCGTTCCATGGGGAGGTTTCTGGTCTGCGCTGCCAGCACCTCTTGACCTGACTGATAATAAGTTTGTTTATGTAAAAGTATGGAAACCACGTATCAGCCCTCTTAGATTTAAGGTTGAAGGTGGACCAAGTGCCAACCTGGAAATTGGCAGCATGTATCCTCAAACCCTTACAGGGGAATGGGAAGAGATTGTTTTCGATTTTTCTGAAAAAACTGGCAGCTGGAACGTAATTGCTTTTATGCCCGACTTTGAAGATCCACTCACCCTGACTGATGATATTGTTATTTATTTTGACGACATCAGGGTTGGGGGAGATCCTTTATTTACTTATGAGCCAGACAAGGCAAATCAACTGCAAGTGTATCCAAACCCTGCAAGTGATTTTATAACAATTAGAAATTCAGAAAAAATACAAACTGTTGAGATTTACGATCTGGCTGGCAGACTTATGTATTCTGCCAACACGCAGACACTTGAATCTCAGGTGGATGTTTCTGATTTGAATCAGGGTATCTACATTCTTCGAGTTACTGCCAATAACACTCCGCTCAATACTAAAATAAATATTATGCGTTTTTAA
- a CDS encoding RagB/SusD family nutrient uptake outer membrane protein: MKKIGYILVALSLSVLVGCEDFLDINPQGELTQEAFPINQADALLATNAAYSTLRSWNYHSGGFPILDIMSDDTHKGSNPNDGLNTVGPYDNFTHTPTQDGLDRWWASLYQGIKRANVVVEKVPELEMDNNLKNRYIGEARFLRGLYYFDLVRAWSGVPLVTTTVVPLQLPRASVQEVYDLVEQDLLFAVSNLPEKSGYSANDLGRASKGAARALLARFYLFKGDFVNAEKYALEVIQSNEYDLEPNFEDANGKNGEHGVESVFEIGAMETEGAVGNQYANTQGVRGTPNRGWGFNRPSLNLRNAFEEDDPRLKLTIIDLGDEIDGILILGDGTTPDETFDEQGNLVEVECYNRKVWIPGTSTNTQFGHNRRLIRFSDVLLMAAEALNENGKPGEALLHLNEVRNRARHGNGEILPDITTTNKDELRDLILFERRVELAMEGHRFWDLVRTGKAPQLLGPLGYQQGKHELLPIPQNEIDISQGSLSQNTNW, encoded by the coding sequence ATGAAAAAAATAGGATACATACTCGTTGCACTTAGCTTATCAGTCCTCGTGGGTTGTGAGGATTTTCTTGACATCAATCCGCAGGGAGAACTGACCCAGGAAGCATTTCCGATAAATCAGGCCGATGCGCTGCTAGCTACCAATGCAGCTTATTCAACACTTCGTAGTTGGAATTATCATTCAGGAGGTTTTCCGATCCTCGATATTATGTCGGATGATACACATAAAGGAAGTAACCCAAACGATGGTTTGAACACCGTGGGGCCTTATGATAATTTCACTCACACTCCTACACAGGACGGCCTCGACCGCTGGTGGGCCTCATTATACCAGGGCATCAAACGCGCTAACGTAGTGGTTGAAAAGGTGCCTGAGCTAGAAATGGATAACAATTTAAAGAACCGCTATATTGGCGAGGCCAGGTTTTTGCGCGGTTTGTATTATTTCGATCTTGTAAGGGCTTGGAGTGGCGTACCACTGGTAACTACTACTGTAGTGCCTCTCCAGCTTCCGCGTGCAAGCGTTCAGGAAGTATATGATCTTGTAGAGCAGGATCTTTTATTTGCTGTGAGCAACTTACCCGAAAAGAGCGGTTACAGCGCCAATGATTTGGGCCGTGCTTCAAAAGGGGCAGCCAGGGCATTGCTGGCCAGGTTCTATCTTTTTAAAGGCGATTTTGTGAACGCTGAAAAATATGCACTTGAGGTAATTCAATCAAATGAATATGACCTTGAACCGAACTTTGAAGACGCCAATGGCAAAAATGGCGAGCATGGTGTTGAGTCTGTTTTTGAGATAGGCGCTATGGAAACCGAAGGTGCAGTTGGAAATCAGTATGCCAATACACAAGGCGTTCGTGGAACACCGAACCGTGGATGGGGTTTTAACCGTCCTTCGCTCAATCTGCGCAATGCATTTGAAGAGGATGATCCGCGTTTGAAACTCACAATCATTGATCTTGGAGACGAAATTGATGGTATTTTGATACTGGGCGATGGTACAACTCCTGATGAAACCTTTGATGAGCAGGGAAATTTGGTTGAAGTAGAATGTTACAACCGCAAAGTGTGGATTCCGGGAACTTCAACCAATACCCAATTTGGCCATAACCGACGTTTGATCAGATTTTCTGATGTACTATTAATGGCCGCCGAAGCGCTGAACGAGAATGGCAAACCAGGCGAAGCATTGTTACATCTTAACGAGGTTCGTAATAGAGCGCGGCACGGCAACGGTGAAATTTTGCCTGATATCACAACAACCAATAAAGATGAACTTCGCGATCTGATCCTTTTCGAACGCAGGGTAGAACTGGCTATGGAAGGACACCGATTCTGGGATCTTGTAAGAACCGGAAAAGCACCCCAGTTGTTGGGCCCTCTTGGATACCAGCAAGGCAAACATGAACTACTTCCAATTCCGCAAAATGAGATTGACATTTCGCAGGGATCATTATCACAGAATACGAACTGGTAA
- a CDS encoding zinc-ribbon domain-containing protein has product MQLKCSKCQKVNVIADDKLPKDKEKAMVKCPACQQVLVFTIPAALRKSTVQDEKTVISGGQTIHQRPILWHANDGTEYNLEKGINIIGREADISFPNDRYISRKHCVIEVIEKYGEMQCILTDDGSLSSSGEPSTNGTFLNDLRLTRYDKLFLNHGDKIRVGRTEFLFKND; this is encoded by the coding sequence ATGCAACTCAAATGCTCCAAGTGCCAGAAGGTTAATGTTATTGCCGACGATAAGCTGCCAAAGGACAAGGAAAAGGCCATGGTAAAATGCCCTGCATGCCAGCAGGTTCTTGTGTTCACAATTCCAGCGGCATTAAGAAAATCAACTGTTCAGGATGAGAAAACCGTGATCAGTGGCGGACAAACCATCCATCAGCGCCCGATACTCTGGCATGCAAACGATGGCACGGAATACAATCTGGAAAAGGGTATTAATATCATTGGCCGTGAGGCTGATATTTCATTTCCAAACGATCGCTACATCAGCCGTAAACATTGCGTTATAGAGGTTATAGAGAAATATGGTGAAATGCAATGCATCCTTACCGACGACGGAAGTTTATCATCAAGTGGTGAACCCAGCACCAACGGCACTTTCCTCAACGATCTCAGGTTAACCCGCTATGACAAACTTTTTCTGAACCACGGTGATAAGATCAGGGTCGGGCGCACGGAATTTCTTTTCAAAAATGACTAA
- a CDS encoding Ig-like domain-containing protein: MKRKQFFLIPLAALAITAMVFTACKKDDDPKDLTLETLVAGTIDLNAAVAPTTVPLEPTIVATFSTEIDPATAIPANITLTQNYDNTDIELTITVAGKSITVVPKTVLGSGTLYDLKFKAGLKSTEDKFMTEVSRNFTTEGTFAPAGVIAHWTFEDNANDVAGSYNPAANGIVDIAYVASRNAAAGKAADFNGTSSIIEIPNGDVLINTKDFTISFWVKAMDQGKGHFVIGLGAFYGLQFEMFGGLDGAKFAIRYELEDGTTAGEDMWFPSDATFNGNGGWQGWDFAKAIAPADMISMLKEKWLHVIYTYDGDAKKATLYYNGEKMKSFDFNLWPDGDAKRGVKGMKYDGAMPDVNNDLAFGFIQSRAGSMWANEPWGGYTFPEANHFKGQLDDIRIYHKVLTPAEILLMYNSEKP; encoded by the coding sequence ATGAAAAGAAAGCAGTTTTTTTTAATTCCTCTGGCAGCGTTGGCCATTACAGCAATGGTTTTCACCGCCTGTAAGAAAGATGATGATCCAAAGGATCTTACTTTGGAAACCCTAGTTGCTGGTACAATAGATCTTAATGCGGCTGTGGCGCCGACCACTGTTCCTCTGGAGCCGACCATTGTTGCTACATTCAGCACAGAAATTGATCCGGCGACAGCAATTCCTGCAAACATTACACTAACACAGAATTATGACAATACCGACATTGAACTCACAATCACCGTTGCAGGTAAAAGCATAACTGTTGTTCCTAAAACAGTACTTGGAAGCGGAACACTCTATGACCTGAAGTTTAAAGCAGGCCTTAAATCAACCGAGGATAAATTCATGACAGAAGTTTCACGTAATTTCACCACCGAAGGCACTTTTGCCCCTGCGGGTGTAATTGCTCATTGGACTTTTGAAGACAATGCCAACGATGTAGCAGGTTCATACAATCCAGCTGCCAACGGCATTGTTGACATAGCTTATGTTGCATCACGCAATGCTGCTGCAGGCAAAGCTGCAGATTTTAACGGAACCAGCAGTATCATTGAGATTCCCAATGGCGACGTATTAATTAATACAAAGGATTTTACTATATCATTCTGGGTAAAGGCCATGGATCAGGGCAAAGGGCATTTTGTTATTGGCCTGGGCGCATTCTATGGTTTGCAGTTCGAGATGTTTGGGGGTCTTGACGGAGCTAAATTTGCCATCCGCTATGAACTGGAAGATGGCACAACAGCCGGTGAAGACATGTGGTTTCCAAGCGATGCAACTTTTAATGGAAATGGTGGCTGGCAGGGATGGGACTTTGCTAAAGCAATTGCCCCTGCCGATATGATTTCAATGCTTAAAGAAAAGTGGCTGCATGTAATTTATACCTATGATGGTGATGCTAAAAAAGCAACTTTGTATTACAACGGCGAGAAAATGAAAAGTTTCGATTTCAATCTCTGGCCTGATGGCGACGCCAAGCGTGGAGTTAAAGGTATGAAATACGATGGCGCTATGCCCGATGTAAATAATGACCTTGCATTTGGGTTCATCCAGTCAAGAGCCGGATCAATGTGGGCTAACGAACCATGGGGTGGTTATACCTTCCCTGAAGCTAACCACTTCAAAGGTCAGCTCGACGATATCAGGATCTACCACAAAGTTTTAACTCCAGCGGAAATTCTGTTGATGTACAACTCAGAAAAACCGTAA
- a CDS encoding serine/threonine protein kinase, whose protein sequence is MIGEKIHHYRITRLIGEGGMASVYEALHEKLQSKVAIKVLNPILTANANIRQRFENEARFMAGLNHANITRVIDYEERPDLLAIVMEFLEGEDLNVIIKKHGPMPLTEAIPIFLQALDAFEYAHQKGIVHRDVKPSNIFIKSSGTAKILDFGIAKIVGGADDMTVTGTQMGTPVYMSPEQVNTDKNIDHRSDIYSLAVTLYYMLNGKPPYDVTTTSSFQIYTRIVHEPLPLLGRFPEIDEILKTATHKDRTLRYQTCRDFKLALIEATQTPNSALDKQITLPAIDDDKTMIDDGSDTYSSKQGKNEVKGKHVAQKKDPVKVEGNNTINKPQKTNKTIFVLAVLLGLLALIIILWRTVGPFESHTADLARQDSIRVADSLNKVRDEIRNRRIADSLGVQDSIQSIINDSVNRIRDIYLGDHLFSCYFIGSDEQFGKVTIQEANGVFNLNGRHEHQGNSVKIEGTIKVLSLRKFEFTGTITSNNKSESNASCTWNGTTVFWASGSRRYWRTQDHNCFSHTGDMDIYFNRSGT, encoded by the coding sequence ATGATAGGAGAAAAAATACATCATTACAGAATTACCCGTTTGATTGGCGAAGGCGGCATGGCTTCGGTGTATGAGGCATTGCACGAGAAATTGCAATCGAAAGTAGCAATCAAAGTGCTGAACCCCATACTCACTGCCAACGCGAATATCCGCCAACGGTTCGAAAACGAGGCACGTTTCATGGCCGGCTTAAACCACGCTAATATTACACGGGTGATTGATTATGAAGAACGCCCCGATTTGCTAGCCATTGTAATGGAATTCCTTGAAGGGGAAGACCTGAATGTAATCATTAAAAAGCATGGCCCCATGCCGCTGACAGAAGCTATTCCCATCTTCCTGCAGGCATTGGATGCGTTTGAGTATGCACATCAGAAAGGGATTGTTCATCGTGACGTTAAACCTTCAAATATTTTTATAAAATCTTCGGGTACCGCAAAGATCCTTGACTTTGGGATCGCAAAGATCGTTGGCGGTGCTGATGACATGACCGTAACCGGAACCCAGATGGGAACTCCCGTTTACATGAGTCCTGAACAGGTAAATACCGATAAAAACATTGATCATCGCAGCGATATTTATTCCCTTGCTGTTACGCTTTATTACATGCTGAATGGCAAACCGCCTTATGATGTGACAACCACATCGAGTTTCCAGATTTATACCCGCATCGTCCACGAACCATTGCCATTGCTGGGCCGTTTCCCGGAGATTGACGAAATCCTGAAAACAGCCACCCATAAGGATCGCACTTTAAGGTATCAAACATGCAGGGATTTTAAGCTTGCGCTGATTGAAGCCACACAGACACCAAACTCTGCTCTGGATAAACAAATCACACTTCCTGCTATTGATGATGATAAAACTATGATTGATGATGGGTCGGATACCTATAGTAGTAAACAGGGCAAGAATGAAGTTAAGGGAAAGCATGTGGCGCAGAAGAAAGATCCGGTTAAGGTAGAAGGCAACAACACGATCAATAAGCCTCAGAAAACAAATAAGACAATTTTTGTCCTGGCTGTATTGCTGGGCTTGTTGGCGCTAATAATTATTCTTTGGCGAACCGTTGGGCCTTTTGAATCACACACTGCTGATTTGGCGCGCCAGGATAGCATTCGTGTTGCTGACAGTTTGAATAAGGTCAGGGATGAAATACGAAACCGAAGAATAGCCGATAGCCTAGGGGTTCAGGATAGCATACAATCCATAATTAATGATTCAGTAAATAGAATAAGGGATATTTACCTGGGTGATCACCTTTTCAGTTGCTATTTTATCGGTAGTGATGAGCAGTTTGGGAAGGTTACAATACAGGAAGCGAACGGGGTGTTCAATTTGAACGGCAGGCATGAGCACCAAGGCAATTCTGTTAAGATTGAAGGAACCATTAAAGTCCTTTCCTTACGAAAGTTTGAATTCACTGGAACAATCACATCCAATAATAAATCGGAGTCTAATGCTTCCTGCACATGGAACGGTACTACTGTATTCTGGGCATCAGGTTCAAGAAGGTACTGGCGAACTCAAGATCATAATTGTTTTAGTCATACCGGAGATATGGATATCTATTTTAACAGATCTGGCACTTAG
- a CDS encoding TonB-dependent receptor codes for MQNKYILKFFSRCTVLVFILLLGMQSFSQRIVSGTVTASDTGETLPGVNVIVKGTSIGTSTDINGSFQLEVMPGEQVLVFSFIGYIDQEVVVGNQQNINVVLEISSTQLEEFVVIGYGTLRKSDLTGAVSSLKAEDIRKITAIHPEKALQGKVTGVQVTTTSGAPGAGAAVRIRGVGTFNNSAPIFVVDGMILDDISFLNSGDIESMEVLKDASATAIYGSRGANGVILIQTKKGSVDQEKPSFSFSSEYGIQRLAKKIELLSGREFAIISNEIRPGSYNNVDMVPNTDWQDLIFQTAPVQNHQLSITGATNISQYYFGIGLFQQDGIIPKSNYQRITLKLNNTYNLSKYFRLGNNITVAPYDQRNAPNATYAVYRAQPLLEPYYSDGSFGVVYNVGNPLADLEYSNNYNSGVRGVGNLYAEANPIDGITLKSSFGIDATFSKSKSFTPAYTVYNPDGTASQQFNEFSDLFKGTGENSSWLWENTVSYDKRISKHNINAVAGYTMQKTRSESYGLSGQNLIRDNPDFWYIAPQYIMDEANNINMLQSISNNVDLNQNYSMISYLFRANYSYDNRFIGTVTFRRDGSSKFSQENRYSNFPSFALGWNISNEQFMQSFGLISNLKLRASWGKIGNEKIQYFDRYARVESGLLVILSDPDAAYPAASYFSSGNPDLVWETTTQTDIGLEVGMLNNRLTGEFDYYHRITDDILILLSNPGHVGNGQGVKVRYNAASALNRGVEMNIRWREKVGDFTYSVGVLGTSIHNEVLSIGGASGVDSVLIGGGLANGQQVTLSRVGLPIGAFYGYQTDGIFQDQAELNAYPHMSLAGVGDLRFVDVNNDGQINGLDRTYIGSPIPKYIYGFNFEIQYKTIDFSVDIHGQSGNEIFNGKDVVRPDPYNFEKTVWDRWTGPGTSTTEPQPSFGGYNYTPSDRFIQDGSFVRLRNIQLGYTLPESLTNRVAMQQVRIYVKGTNIYTQSKYTGYTPEIGGHDVLSNGIDTGVYPISAVYSVGINVTF; via the coding sequence ATGCAGAATAAATACATACTTAAATTCTTCTCCCGATGCACAGTATTAGTGTTCATCCTTTTATTAGGGATGCAGTCGTTCAGCCAGCGTATTGTGAGCGGAACCGTTACAGCTTCTGATACCGGAGAAACTTTGCCGGGCGTAAATGTAATTGTTAAAGGAACTTCCATTGGAACATCAACGGATATCAACGGTTCATTTCAGCTCGAAGTTATGCCTGGCGAGCAGGTACTGGTTTTTTCATTCATTGGCTACATTGATCAGGAAGTAGTTGTTGGCAACCAGCAGAATATAAATGTGGTACTTGAAATCAGTAGCACCCAACTCGAGGAATTTGTTGTGATCGGTTATGGAACGCTGCGCAAAAGCGATTTAACGGGTGCGGTTAGTTCATTGAAGGCGGAAGACATCCGGAAAATAACGGCGATTCACCCGGAAAAAGCCCTTCAGGGTAAAGTAACTGGTGTACAGGTAACAACTACTTCCGGAGCGCCCGGAGCAGGCGCTGCGGTTCGAATCAGGGGTGTGGGCACTTTTAACAATTCCGCCCCGATTTTTGTGGTGGATGGAATGATCCTCGATGATATTTCTTTTTTGAATTCCGGCGATATCGAATCAATGGAGGTTCTTAAAGATGCCTCGGCAACCGCCATTTATGGTTCGCGGGGAGCAAATGGTGTTATTCTGATCCAAACCAAGAAAGGTTCTGTTGATCAGGAAAAACCTTCTTTCAGTTTCTCCAGTGAGTATGGAATTCAAAGACTTGCAAAAAAAATTGAACTGCTCAGCGGCCGGGAGTTTGCAATCATAAGCAATGAAATCAGGCCAGGTTCGTACAATAATGTGGATATGGTTCCCAATACTGATTGGCAGGATCTGATTTTTCAAACAGCGCCGGTTCAGAACCATCAGCTTTCTATAACGGGAGCTACGAACATCTCTCAGTATTATTTTGGAATTGGATTGTTTCAACAGGATGGCATTATTCCAAAATCGAACTACCAGCGCATTACGCTTAAACTCAATAATACCTACAACCTGTCGAAATATTTCAGGTTGGGGAACAACATTACTGTAGCTCCTTATGATCAACGCAATGCCCCCAATGCAACTTATGCAGTTTACCGGGCCCAGCCTTTACTTGAGCCTTATTACAGCGACGGAAGTTTTGGGGTTGTGTACAATGTCGGGAACCCATTGGCCGATCTTGAGTATTCTAATAATTACAACAGTGGGGTTCGCGGTGTTGGCAATCTTTATGCTGAAGCAAACCCGATTGATGGGATCACACTAAAATCAAGTTTTGGCATTGACGCTACATTTAGTAAATCAAAAAGCTTTACACCGGCATATACGGTATATAATCCTGACGGGACTGCCTCCCAACAGTTCAATGAATTCAGCGATCTCTTCAAAGGGACCGGTGAAAATAGTAGTTGGTTGTGGGAGAACACGGTTTCATACGATAAGCGTATCAGCAAGCATAACATCAATGCAGTTGCCGGTTATACAATGCAGAAGACCCGCTCAGAATCTTATGGGCTCTCAGGGCAGAACTTAATTCGTGATAACCCTGATTTCTGGTACATCGCACCTCAATACATCATGGATGAAGCTAACAATATCAATATGCTGCAAAGCATCTCTAATAATGTTGATCTAAACCAGAATTACTCAATGATCTCTTACCTTTTCCGGGCTAATTATAGTTATGATAACCGGTTCATTGGTACCGTAACATTTCGCCGTGATGGTTCTTCCAAGTTCAGCCAGGAAAACCGTTATTCAAACTTTCCTTCTTTTGCCTTGGGCTGGAATATATCAAATGAGCAATTCATGCAATCATTTGGCCTCATTTCAAACCTGAAACTACGGGCAAGCTGGGGAAAGATCGGTAACGAAAAGATACAATATTTCGATCGGTATGCCAGGGTTGAATCCGGCCTTTTAGTTATTTTGTCCGATCCCGATGCCGCTTATCCTGCTGCCAGCTACTTTAGCAGCGGCAACCCCGATCTGGTATGGGAAACTACAACCCAAACCGATATTGGATTGGAAGTTGGTATGCTCAACAACCGTTTAACCGGTGAATTTGACTACTACCACCGTATAACTGACGACATTCTGATCTTACTCTCAAATCCCGGCCATGTGGGCAATGGGCAGGGTGTAAAGGTGCGTTACAATGCTGCGTCGGCATTGAACCGTGGTGTTGAGATGAATATACGCTGGCGTGAAAAAGTGGGCGACTTCACTTATAGTGTTGGTGTTCTGGGAACCAGCATTCATAATGAAGTACTCTCAATTGGAGGTGCAAGCGGAGTAGATTCTGTTTTAATTGGCGGCGGGCTGGCTAATGGACAGCAAGTTACTTTAAGCCGTGTTGGCCTGCCAATCGGAGCATTCTATGGGTATCAGACCGATGGAATTTTTCAGGACCAGGCCGAGCTGAATGCTTACCCGCACATGTCGCTTGCCGGAGTAGGTGATCTTCGTTTTGTGGATGTAAACAACGATGGCCAAATCAATGGTTTGGACAGGACTTATATTGGATCACCAATTCCGAAATATATCTATGGCTTCAATTTCGAAATCCAATACAAAACCATTGACTTCTCAGTTGATATTCATGGACAAAGCGGGAATGAGATATTCAATGGCAAAGATGTAGTGCGACCCGACCCTTATAACTTTGAGAAAACCGTCTGGGACCGCTGGACTGGACCGGGTACAAGTACAACTGAACCACAGCCTTCATTTGGCGGTTACAATTACACGCCTTCTGATCGCTTTATACAGGATGGCTCCTTTGTTCGCCTGCGAAATATCCAGCTTGGATATACATTGCCTGAATCCCTGACCAACAGGGTCGCAATGCAGCAGGTCAGAATTTATGTAAAAGGCACTAATATTTATACACAGTCTAAATACACCGGATATACACCTGAAATAGGTGGTCACGATGTGTTGTCGAACGGGATTGACACTGGAGTTTACCCGATTTCTGCCGTGTATTCTGTTGGTATTAATGTTACATTTTAA